CCCGGGTGAAGCAGCCCTCGAAGCCCGCCACCAGCTGGGAGGCCGGGGTGCCCATCTGGGGCCCGGCAATCACCCCGGCGTCCTCCGGCCCGGCGTCCGCGGGCTCCTCCGCCACGGGCGCGGGCGTGCTTGGGATGTCCGTTGAAGAAGGGTCCAGGGTGGGCAGCTTGCCGGCATTGGCCACCGCGCGGCGCTGCTCCTCGAGGGCCGCCTGCATGCGCGTGCGGCCCGCCTGGATGCGCTGGAGCAGGTCCTGGGACGCGGCGGAGTCCACGCTGTCCGCGGGCACGCGCTGCAGCTGCGCTTCAATCTCCCCGATGGAGGGGTCCAGGTACGCGTCGTCCAGCTTCTGGGCGTAGAGCGCCGTCCACCGGCGGCTGGCCTGCTCGAACTCGGGCGAGGGCGGCGCGGGTGAACGGCTGCACCCGGCGACGAACAGGAAGGCTGCGAGGCCAAGGCCCATGATGGGCCGCTTCGAACGGAAGACCTGGGGGCGCACAGCCCCGGTTTATGCCACCTTCCGTCCGGCCGCGCCCCTTTTCCGCACGGGGTGCGGCAGGCGCACCTACACGCCCAGGAACAGCCGCTTGCCGAAGTTGAGCGCCAGGTCCGCGTCGAAGATCTTCTGCGCGGAGGTCTCGATGTCGTACTCCACGCGCAGGTACTCCACCGTGCGCGCGTCCGTGTCGCAGATGACGAAGCAGGCCCGGTTGTCGTAGTCGCGCGGCTGGCCCACGCTCCCCACGGACACGATGTACTTGTAGCCCTTGCGCAGCACGAACTTCTGCGCCACCACGTCGTTCACCTCGCCGTTGCCAATGGCGAACGCGCGGCACAGGTGGCTGTGGCCAATGAACGTCACTTCCGGCAGCTCCGCCACGTACGGCGTCAGCTCCCGCGCCTGCTCCAGCGCGAAGATGTACTCGTACGCCTTCGGGTCGATGGGCGACCCGTGGCAGAAGCCCACCTCGCCGATGCGGTACGTGTACGGGAGGCTTCTCAGCCAGGCCAGGTTCTCGTCGGAGATGACGTTGGCGCTCCAGTCGAGCGCGTGCCGGGCGGCGTCGTAGTAGTACGAGTAGTCCATCCGCCCCGCCACCGCGGCGTCGTGGTTGCCCAGCAGCGTGATCTCCGCCACCGAGCGCACCAGCTCACAGCACGGGTTGGGGGACGCCCCATAACCGACGATGTCCCCCAGCGACACGAAGCGGTCCACCTTCTGGTGCTCCGCCACCCTCAGCACCTCCGTGAGGGCCTCGATGTTGGAGTGGATGTCGGAGATGACGGCGATGCGCATGGGAACCCTAGGGGTGGGTTTGCTGCTGGGAGATGATGCGCCGCAGACTCGTCAGCGCGTCCGCGTCCAACGCTTCGAATCTCAGGCCCATGCCCGGAGGGCGGCCGGCGGGCTGCTCTTCCTGCCGCAACCAGACGACCGTGGCCTGCGCCTGCAACTGCGTGTCCGTCGCCTGCTGGGTGAGCCGAACTTGCGTCCGCGTCCCCGCCGCCAGCGGGGTGCTCGTCCTCACGAAGAGGCCGCCCTCGCTCAGGTTGGCGATGCGTGCATACAGGGTCACGTTCTCACCCTCGCACCAGCAGCGCAGGAGGGTGCCGACCCGCGCGTGCTTTCGATTTTCGCTCAACCGGGGGGACCTCCCGACGTGGAACCTTCCCGTCCACGTCGGCGCTGAAAAAGGACGTCCGCACCGGATTTATTCATCCACTGCGTCCGCCCGAGCCTAGGGAGGGTGGGTGCGGCCCGTCAAGTTCCACACCGGGCCATCCGTCCCCTTGCCGTGCTCCCCTACCCGCCCAGCGGGCCCAGGTCGTCGAAGTGGGTGAGCTTCTTGAACTCGGCGAAGCGGGCGTGGATCTCCGGGCGCTGCACCTCGCGCAGGCGCTCCAGGGAGAACTTCTCCACGGTGAAGGAGGCCATCACGCTGCCCATGACCATGGCCTTGCGCAGCACCTGCTGATCCACCTTGCCGCCGGAGCTGGCCAGGGTGCCCATGAAGCCGCCGGCGAAGGTGTCACCCGCGCCGGTGGGATCGAAGACCTCCGACAGGGGGAAGGCCGGGCAGGCGAAGATGTGGTCGTGGTCGAAGAGGAGCGCGCCGTGCTCGCCGCGCTTGATGACCACGCGGGACGGGCCCATGGCCAGGATGGCGCGAGCGGCCTTCACCACGTTGTGCTCGCCGGACAGCTGGCGCGCCTCCGCGTCGTTGATGAAGAGCAGGTTCACGCGCTGGAGCGTCTTGAGCAGCGCGGGACGGCTGCCCTGGATCCAGAAGTTCATCGTGTCCGCGGCCACCAGCTTGGGCGCCTTCACCTGGTCCAGCACGCGCGACTGGAGCTCCGGGTGGATGTTGCCCAGGAAGACGTAGGGCGTCTCGCGGTAGGCGGCCGGCAGGTTGGGCGAGAAGGACTCGAAGACGTTGAGCTGGGTGTCCAGCGTCTGCGCCTCGTTGAGCTCCCAGCCGTACTTGCCCTTCCAACGGAACGTGCGGCCGGCCTCCCGGGTGAGCCCCTCCAGGTCGATTCCGCGCCCGCGCAGGAACTGCAGGTGCGACTCCGGGAAGTCCTCGCCAATCACCGCCACCAGCTGCACGGGGCCGAAGAAGGACGCGGTCGTGGAGAAGTAGGTGGCCGAACCACCCAGCACGTCCTCCTTCTTGCCGAAGGGCGTTTCCAGCGAGTCCAGCGCGATTGAACCGACGACGAGCAGAGACATGGAGGCTTCTTCCTGGGGGTGACCCGGCGCGGGTACGGCATCGCGTCAGGGCACGGCGCATTCCAGGGGAAACCCCGTGCCCGTGCCGGGTACGACACCTTCCCGGCAACGTCAAGGGGACAACGGTCTAGAAGGCTGGAACGCCGATGGTGGTGATGAGGGCCTTCAGGTCGTCGTCGGTGAAGAAGAAGCCCGCGCCGAAGAAGAAGTCGCGGCCGGCGATGAGGCGCCGGGTGGCCGCGTCGCGCTGCCGGGCGTTGAGGATGTCGTCCATGCCCGCCATGACGTACAGGTGGTCGAACGCCTGGGCCTTCAGCATGGCACGCAGGCGCGGGTAGCGCA
This DNA window, taken from Corallococcus coralloides DSM 2259, encodes the following:
- a CDS encoding metallophosphoesterase family protein, whose protein sequence is MRIAVISDIHSNIEALTEVLRVAEHQKVDRFVSLGDIVGYGASPNPCCELVRSVAEITLLGNHDAAVAGRMDYSYYYDAARHALDWSANVISDENLAWLRSLPYTYRIGEVGFCHGSPIDPKAYEYIFALEQARELTPYVAELPEVTFIGHSHLCRAFAIGNGEVNDVVAQKFVLRKGYKYIVSVGSVGQPRDYDNRACFVICDTDARTVEYLRVEYDIETSAQKIFDADLALNFGKRLFLGV
- a CDS encoding TIGR02266 family protein, with the translated sequence MSENRKHARVGTLLRCWCEGENVTLYARIANLSEGGLFVRTSTPLAAGTRTQVRLTQQATDTQLQAQATVVWLRQEEQPAGRPPGMGLRFEALDADALTSLRRIISQQQTHP
- a CDS encoding PfkB family carbohydrate kinase, with protein sequence MSLLVVGSIALDSLETPFGKKEDVLGGSATYFSTTASFFGPVQLVAVIGEDFPESHLQFLRGRGIDLEGLTREAGRTFRWKGKYGWELNEAQTLDTQLNVFESFSPNLPAAYRETPYVFLGNIHPELQSRVLDQVKAPKLVAADTMNFWIQGSRPALLKTLQRVNLLFINDAEARQLSGEHNVVKAARAILAMGPSRVVIKRGEHGALLFDHDHIFACPAFPLSEVFDPTGAGDTFAGGFMGTLASSGGKVDQQVLRKAMVMGSVMASFTVEKFSLERLREVQRPEIHARFAEFKKLTHFDDLGPLGG